The following are encoded in a window of Sminthopsis crassicaudata isolate SCR6 chromosome 5, ASM4859323v1, whole genome shotgun sequence genomic DNA:
- the LOC141542657 gene encoding galectin-1-like isoform X2 yields the protein MANPLHAIKLNLKPGRSLRLVGDVSSNAQQFRIALNNIGDNIAFHLNIRFDYLQDHHTIVYNTMNNGKWGTEIRQSYFPFLQGVRMEIFIVFQGTHFAVKLPDGYEFSVPNRNEITVIECLGVSGDIKMRALSFV from the exons ATGGCCAAT CCATTGCATGCCATTAAGTTGAACCTGAAACCTGGACGGAGCCTAAGACTAGTGGGAGATGTGTCATCTAATGCCCAACA ATTTAGAATTGCATTGAACAATATTGGCGATAACATTGCATTTCACTTGAATATACGCTTCGACTATCTCCAGGATCATCACACTATAGTCTACAACACCATGAATAACGGGAAATGGGGCACGGAAATAAGACAGAGCTATTTCCCCTTTCTGCAAGGGGTCAGGATGGAG ATTTTCATAGTCTTTCAAGGGACTCACTTTGCAGTAAAGTTGCCTGATGGATATGAGTTTAGTGTCCCCAATCGCAATGAGATAACAGTAATCGAATGCTTGGGAGTTAGTGGAGACATCAAAATGAGAGCACTGTCCTTCGTATGA
- the LOC141542657 gene encoding galectin-1-like isoform X1 — MLGNEPGDSRRPLHAIKLNLKPGRSLRLVGDVSSNAQQFRIALNNIGDNIAFHLNIRFDYLQDHHTIVYNTMNNGKWGTEIRQSYFPFLQGVRMEIFIVFQGTHFAVKLPDGYEFSVPNRNEITVIECLGVSGDIKMRALSFV, encoded by the exons ATGCTTGGAAATGAGCCTGGAGACTCAAGAAGG CCATTGCATGCCATTAAGTTGAACCTGAAACCTGGACGGAGCCTAAGACTAGTGGGAGATGTGTCATCTAATGCCCAACA ATTTAGAATTGCATTGAACAATATTGGCGATAACATTGCATTTCACTTGAATATACGCTTCGACTATCTCCAGGATCATCACACTATAGTCTACAACACCATGAATAACGGGAAATGGGGCACGGAAATAAGACAGAGCTATTTCCCCTTTCTGCAAGGGGTCAGGATGGAG ATTTTCATAGTCTTTCAAGGGACTCACTTTGCAGTAAAGTTGCCTGATGGATATGAGTTTAGTGTCCCCAATCGCAATGAGATAACAGTAATCGAATGCTTGGGAGTTAGTGGAGACATCAAAATGAGAGCACTGTCCTTCGTATGA